The window GATTCTGAAAAACAAGATGCTACATTCGGCTATTCTGTGTGCGCGACAATTGGTGGTATAAAATCAGAAGAGTATTACAAGCCATTCAAAAAGTATTGGTTTTTTATTCGTAATGGTAAAGTAATTGAACAACGTGATCTAGACTATAGCTACAATAAAGTGATTTATCGTGACCACAAAGTTAATTGCGATGACCCTCGTTAAACAATAGCAAAAGTAACAACTTTTTTAGATTCGATTGACGAGCTGAATATGCCTTTAAGCCTATATTCAGCTCGATTCGCTCATTAATATCACATAATGATGCGATTACATTAAATTAAATCGATAATCGACAATAAAATCGGCAGACAATAAGTGTGATTTTTTATAATTTAACTTTTCATCAAGTACTGGCGTTCTATTATCGTGTTTATAAGCCCAACCATAACCAAACATGATCCCAACATTAAAGTCTTTCGCTGGCTCCCAAAAATTAATCCAATTAATTTCGCCGGTTCTTACTGTATTTCCTCTATACGGTAACTGAGCATAACTCGCAAGAAAACCGGTTTTATACTTTTCAGTAATATTATATGTTCCCATTACGGTTAACACCGTTTCACCATCACGAACATAAGCTTGCATCGTTTCACTCATCGGTTCAAAACGGCCTCGAACATACTGAGCAATATTACGTTCATAGTAACCAATACCATCTTTTCTAGGTGCATCAGTATAGCCAATGCCCGCTTTTAGCATCCAGTCAGGCTGGGTCCATTGAATATCTTTCGCATAGTGCCAAGCGTGACTATCAAACTCTTTAGTCTTCATTTGGTGATAATAACCAATAGCTTGACTACCATAAATTTGTGCTCCTACTTTAACATCTGAAGTCAATTTATAGCTAGTTTCAAGAATATGCATACGTTTATAATCAGCAGCTGAACCATAATTATATGATAAGAAAAAGTCATCACCCTTATATACTACCGCACCGGTAATAATATGATTAAGATTTTTAGCATAATCTTTAGACGCAAATTGTTTTTTATCTGGTGAATCGCGGTACATACCATCCTTGACATAGGCGAATTCAAATCTTAATTTCTCATAATTGAAAGTCCCCGTATAACCAAAATAACTATTCGATGTCGAGCGATAAGATTCCGCTAAGACGCCATAATTATGCAAAATTTGCCAACCATATTTAGCAGTAAAACCGATATCCTCATCACCTAATTTTAGTTTGACTAATCGTTGACCAAATTTATTAAATCCATGAGCATCATCTTTATTGTAACCTACTCTAGGACCTGAGTTATAAAGAATTCCTCGGTCAGCAAAATGATTACTAGCAGCCAATTTAATGACATCGGTAAAGCGAACATCAAAACCGATTAAATCAGCAAGATAACCGGATTTATAATCAACATAAAAAGCTTATCCCCAACCAGCATGAACGGTTTTTGATGTTCCTTCATCTTCTTTTAGATATTTATAATAATTTCTGGCTCCAAGCTCAATCTTAGTATCTTTAAAAAAAGGATCATCAGCAATCAGCTTTGTTGATGGATTATCTACAGCATATGCACCCAATGAGGTTGACAATAGCCCTAAAAATATGACTTTTTTCATTTTCTATCCTTAAAGTATATTATATTTTTCCCTGAAATCTCATATCATTAACGACGAGTTATTCATGTTCTGCTCTCATTGAATTTCTCACATATCACCGTGCAATTATTCAATAAACCAATCTATTTTAAAAATGTGATCTACATCACAAATTGTTTTATAACAAAGACTTAATGATATTTACTATATAATTCCATAATCAAAATAAGGGTATAATAAATTTGTTGAAGTGATAACAAAAATGGATAGTGAGTTATAAGTTGCTATGGATGATTCCATATAAAATCAGTATTTAACAATGAATTATAACTATATTTAGTATATAGATAGGCACTATCTGATTAAAAAAATAGTCTAAAAGAAATAATACGGTTAAAAAAAAACCGTATTATCATAAAAAAAGTATATATTGACTTTAAATTTTACTATTTGAAGTAAAACGGCTCACAGCAAAGTTGAGCATCCAACAAATAATAAAATAGACAACAATTACAAATAGGAATATTTCAGTTGGATACACCATACTACGATTGTTAACTTGTGTGGCTAAAAAAGTAAATTCAGCAACCCCTACAATATAAGCTAATGAGCTATCTTTAATCAACGAAACCCATTGATTAACAAAAGAAGGCATCATCATATGAATGGCCTGCGGTAAAATAATATAAAAGATAACTTGTTGTTTACTCAGTCCTAATGAATAGGCTGCCTGCCATTGATCTTTAGTAATCGCTTTCATGCCTGCATAAACGGCATAAGCAATATAAGCAGCGCCAATGAGCCCTAATGCTATAATAACCGTTGCAATTGCAGGTACGTCAATATTAAATAAGACGGGAAGTAAAAAATAAGCCCAAAAAATCAACATAATGACCGGAATAGCGCGTAAAAATCCCAATATAACAACTAAAATACGGCGAGACCAACCAGTTAAAATCGTTAACCCAATGCCACTAATAATACCTAATAATGTTGCAAAGATGATTGCGGCAAAACTCATTAGTAATGTCAATAAAATACCACTGATTGGACCATCAGGAAAATTACCCCAAGCCAAATAGTCTAAATTATTCCAAACAACAGTAAATCCTTTTACGAAGTCGGTAAAATCCATTATTCAGCTCCTTTAGATAATAATTTATCATGATATAAATTACCTAATGTACCAACAATAACCACAGCAATAATGTAGAGAAAAGTTGCAATCGCAAAATCTTGAAATGTTTTAAGTGATTCGGTTTCGACTTGTCTAGAGACATAAGATAGTTCAAATACACCAATTGCCATTGTTAACGATGAGTTTTTAATAATATTCATATACTGGCCAACCAATGGCGGAAAAGCGATACGAAAAGATTGTGGTAAAATAATAAATCGAAAACTTTGCCAACGATTTAAACCTAGCGCTAATGAAGCATTAAGTTGCCCAGTTCGAACACCCAAGATACCTGCTCTAAACTCTTCAGCAATAAAAGAAGATGAATAAAATGTTAAGCCAATTAAACCAAGTAAAAACTCAAACGATGGCATTTTGAGGATTAAAAAACCGAGATCAATTTGAGGTTCATCAAATAGCCATAATTTAAACTCTAGTGGTAAAATATTACCGACACCAAAATACCAGAAAAAGAGTTGCGGTAGTAGCGGTGAGTAACGGAAAATAGCATTATAACCATTCACCATTTTACGTATAAAACGACTTTGGCTTTGACCTATCATCGCCAGTAAAAAACCTAAAATGGTGGACAAAATAATACAGAGAATGGATATAGCAATAGTGACG is drawn from Orbaceae bacterium BiB and contains these coding sequences:
- a CDS encoding amino acid ABC transporter permease: MSLQQISEQLLAPHYLWWLWDGFIVTIAISILCIILSTILGFLLAMIGQSQSRFIRKMVNGYNAIFRYSPLLPQLFFWYFGVGNILPLEFKLWLFDEPQIDLGFLILKMPSFEFLLGLIGLTFYSSSFIAEEFRAGILGVRTGQLNASLALGLNRWQSFRFIILPQSFRIAFPPLVGQYMNIIKNSSLTMAIGVFELSYVSRQVETESLKTFQDFAIATFLYIIAVVIVGTLGNLYHDKLLSKGAE
- a CDS encoding amino acid ABC transporter permease; translation: MDFTDFVKGFTVVWNNLDYLAWGNFPDGPISGILLTLLMSFAAIIFATLLGIISGIGLTILTGWSRRILVVILGFLRAIPVIMLIFWAYFLLPVLFNIDVPAIATVIIALGLIGAAYIAYAVYAGMKAITKDQWQAAYSLGLSKQQVIFYIILPQAIHMMMPSFVNQWVSLIKDSSLAYIVGVAEFTFLATQVNNRSMVYPTEIFLFVIVVYFIICWMLNFAVSRFTSNSKI